One part of the Chryseobacterium mulctrae genome encodes these proteins:
- a CDS encoding DUF4292 domain-containing protein — MKNGAIFLILTLTVLSCKSRKALNQNSSENDSIQIQNSDKNDPKDAKNIQDRLTFYEKIFLHPKFEHVKISSKITASDLRVSPLDATIYIENDKKIWSNITFLIIPAARAIITPEGIKAMDRYNKNYIDSDFDYLNNLLNVNFIDYKTLEKLLMGRTFMHITNSNSRIVKNSEGYQLTSITNQKIVTDEVTREYKVEMQYTEDFNLNWVKLQDVKSNDAIEIVYENWETFPNEVKLPKNVKIIIKGSKTSQILMENTKFDFSRMETPYSVPANYKKIDIK, encoded by the coding sequence ATGAAAAACGGGGCTATCTTCCTGATTCTTACACTGACTGTACTTTCCTGCAAAAGCAGAAAAGCCCTTAATCAGAATTCTTCTGAGAACGACAGCATCCAGATACAAAATTCAGATAAAAATGATCCTAAAGATGCTAAAAACATTCAGGATCGTTTGACTTTTTACGAGAAAATATTTCTACATCCAAAATTTGAACATGTAAAAATCAGCAGTAAAATTACAGCAAGTGATTTAAGAGTAAGTCCGCTTGACGCAACAATTTACATCGAAAATGATAAAAAAATATGGTCTAATATTACTTTTCTAATCATTCCTGCAGCAAGAGCGATTATAACGCCGGAAGGAATTAAGGCTATGGACAGATACAATAAAAATTATATCGATTCAGATTTTGATTATCTCAATAACCTTTTGAATGTTAATTTTATTGATTATAAAACTTTAGAAAAACTCTTGATGGGACGTACATTTATGCATATCACCAACAGTAATTCAAGAATTGTAAAAAACTCTGAAGGTTACCAGCTGACTTCCATTACAAACCAGAAGATCGTTACAGACGAAGTTACAAGAGAATACAAAGTAGAAATGCAGTACACCGAAGATTTCAATTTAAATTGGGTAAAATTACAAGATGTAAAATCCAATGATGCTATTGAAATCGTATATGAAAACTGGGAGACCTTTCCGAATGAAGTAAAGCTACCAAAAAATGTTAAAATAATTATAAAAGGTTCTAAAACAAGCCAGATTTTAATGGAAAACACGAAATTTGACTTTTCGAGGATGGAAACACCTTATTCTGTTCCAGCCAATTATAAGAAAATTGATATTAAATGA
- a CDS encoding sugar phosphate nucleotidyltransferase, translating into MKIIVPMAGKGSRLRPHTLTVPKPLIPIAGKPIVQRLVEDIAKVAGEKIEEVAFIIGDFGTEVEESLLKIAEKLGAKGTIYHQLEPLGTAHSIKCAEESMQGNVVIAYADTLFRADFTLDTNSDGVIWVKKVDDPSAFGVVKLDDYGFITDFIEKPQTFVSDLAIIGIYYFNSAEKLMAEINHIMDNNIKVSGEYQLTTALENLRQAGAKFSLGKVDDWMDCGNKNATVETNGKILEYEKDEFTAYPESANIQNSLIIQPCYIGEGVEISNSKIGPYVSLGKGTKVINSNIDNSLIQEKTVIDHGNLSNSMIGSSAHYFGVAREISLGDFSVLDFLSK; encoded by the coding sequence ATGAAAATTATTGTTCCAATGGCTGGAAAGGGCTCAAGATTGAGACCACATACTTTAACCGTTCCAAAACCATTGATTCCGATTGCAGGAAAACCAATCGTACAGAGATTAGTAGAAGATATTGCTAAAGTGGCAGGTGAAAAAATTGAAGAGGTAGCGTTTATTATCGGAGATTTTGGAACTGAAGTAGAAGAATCATTACTTAAAATAGCAGAAAAACTTGGCGCAAAAGGAACCATTTATCATCAGCTTGAACCTCTTGGGACAGCTCATTCGATAAAATGTGCTGAAGAATCTATGCAGGGAAATGTTGTGATTGCTTATGCAGATACTCTTTTCAGAGCAGATTTTACTTTAGATACAAATTCTGATGGCGTAATCTGGGTGAAAAAAGTAGACGATCCTTCTGCTTTTGGTGTTGTAAAACTGGATGATTATGGTTTTATCACAGATTTCATCGAAAAACCTCAGACTTTTGTTTCAGATTTGGCGATCATTGGGATTTATTACTTTAATTCAGCAGAAAAATTGATGGCTGAAATTAACCATATCATGGATAATAACATTAAAGTAAGTGGAGAATATCAATTGACCACTGCTTTAGAAAATCTTCGTCAAGCCGGTGCTAAATTTTCTTTAGGAAAAGTAGATGACTGGATGGATTGTGGAAACAAAAATGCGACTGTAGAAACCAATGGTAAGATTTTAGAATATGAAAAAGATGAGTTTACAGCTTATCCTGAATCTGCCAATATTCAGAATTCTTTAATTATTCAGCCTTGCTATATCGGTGAAGGAGTTGAAATTTCCAACTCAAAAATCGGACCTTACGTTTCATTAGGTAAAGGAACAAAAGTAATCAATTCTAATATTGACAACTCGCTGATTCAGGAGAAAACAGTGATTGATCATGGAAATCTTTCCAACTCAATGATCGGAAGCTCGGCTCATTATTTTGGAGTAGCCAGAGAAATTTCTTTAGGAGATTTTTCAGTTTTAGATTTTTTATCAAAATAA
- a CDS encoding GH92 family glycosyl hydrolase, whose translation MKNPTTIPFLFLLFFGLNIKAQKSEKLVQYVNPLIGTEKMGHTYPGATAPFGAVQLSPETDTISYEMNGKYNGDVYKYCAGYRYEDKTIVGFSSTHFSGTGHSDLGDFLVMPTVGKLQLNPGTATNPESGYRSRFSHANETAEAGYYKVKLDDHNILAELTSTTRVGVHRYTFPKSDQAHIILDLMAGIYNYDGKNVWTYVRVENGNTITGYRQTNGWARTRTVYFAMKFSKPFKSYGQKNYDGKQVYGGFWRKFDQTKNFPEIAGKNLKMYFDFDTNENEAIEVKLAISPVSQANALENLEKETGNLSFDQVKAQTQEIWNKELNKIVIKGSETEKTNFYTAMYHTFINPTTYMDVNEEYKGLDQNIHKAEGFTNYTTFSIWDTYRALHPFFNIIQPKRNGDMVKSMMAHYDQFSMKMLPIWSHYANDNWCMSGYHSVSVVADAIIKGNYNGDAKAALKACVETANKRDYEGIGYYIDKGYIPVEKSGTSVSNTLEYAYDDWAIAQLAKHLGETEIYNQFIKRSENWKNNFDKTVGFMRPRLADGSFKKDFNALSTHGQGFIEGNSWNYSFFVPQNPDELIKMMGGKKKFASKLDELFTMHLPDEFFADTEDITREGIIGGYVHGNEPAHHVAYFYNWAGQPWKTQAQIRRILEMQYKATPDGLGGNDDTGQMSAWYILSSLGFYPVAPGSEDYAIGSPAIDHAVLNLENGKTFEIEAINQSAKNVYVEKIVLNGKEIKNFTLKHSDIMNGGKLSFQMSSKARK comes from the coding sequence ATGAAAAATCCGACAACTATTCCTTTTCTATTTCTTTTATTTTTTGGACTAAATATTAAAGCTCAAAAATCCGAAAAACTGGTTCAATATGTCAATCCGTTAATCGGTACAGAAAAAATGGGCCACACTTATCCCGGTGCAACCGCACCTTTTGGAGCTGTTCAGCTCAGTCCTGAAACCGATACAATTTCCTACGAAATGAATGGAAAATACAATGGTGATGTTTATAAATATTGTGCAGGTTACAGATATGAAGACAAAACGATTGTCGGTTTCAGCTCAACCCATTTTAGCGGAACCGGACATTCTGATTTGGGAGATTTTCTCGTAATGCCAACTGTGGGAAAACTGCAATTGAATCCCGGAACAGCAACAAATCCTGAAAGTGGTTACAGAAGCAGATTTTCACATGCAAATGAAACCGCAGAAGCTGGATATTACAAAGTAAAGTTAGACGATCATAATATTTTAGCCGAATTAACTTCTACAACAAGAGTCGGTGTTCATCGTTATACTTTCCCGAAATCTGACCAAGCGCATATTATTTTAGATTTGATGGCCGGAATTTACAATTATGATGGTAAAAATGTCTGGACTTATGTTCGCGTAGAAAACGGAAATACGATTACCGGTTATCGACAAACTAACGGTTGGGCGAGAACGAGAACGGTTTATTTTGCAATGAAATTTTCAAAGCCATTTAAATCTTACGGTCAGAAAAATTATGATGGAAAACAAGTTTACGGTGGATTTTGGAGAAAATTTGATCAGACGAAAAACTTCCCGGAAATCGCAGGAAAAAATCTGAAAATGTATTTTGATTTCGATACGAATGAAAATGAAGCGATTGAAGTTAAGTTGGCAATTTCACCAGTAAGTCAAGCCAATGCTTTAGAAAACTTAGAAAAAGAGACTGGAAACTTATCTTTTGACCAAGTGAAAGCACAAACACAGGAAATTTGGAATAAAGAATTAAACAAAATCGTCATTAAAGGTTCTGAAACAGAAAAAACGAATTTTTATACGGCAATGTATCATACTTTTATCAATCCGACAACTTATATGGATGTGAATGAAGAGTATAAAGGTTTAGATCAAAATATTCATAAAGCGGAAGGTTTTACCAACTACACAACGTTCTCTATTTGGGATACGTATCGTGCACTTCATCCTTTCTTCAATATTATTCAACCGAAAAGAAACGGTGACATGGTGAAATCGATGATGGCACATTACGATCAGTTTTCTATGAAAATGTTGCCAATTTGGTCGCATTATGCGAATGATAATTGGTGTATGAGCGGTTATCACAGCGTAAGTGTAGTAGCAGATGCGATTATTAAAGGAAATTATAACGGTGATGCAAAAGCTGCTTTAAAAGCCTGTGTAGAAACTGCCAACAAAAGAGATTATGAAGGAATAGGATATTACATTGATAAAGGATATATTCCTGTCGAAAAAAGTGGGACTTCGGTTTCAAATACTTTAGAATATGCCTACGACGACTGGGCAATTGCTCAATTGGCGAAACATTTAGGAGAAACAGAAATTTACAATCAATTCATCAAACGTTCTGAAAACTGGAAAAATAATTTTGATAAAACAGTAGGATTTATGCGTCCTCGTTTGGCTGACGGAAGTTTTAAAAAAGATTTTAATGCATTAAGTACGCACGGACAAGGCTTTATCGAAGGGAATTCGTGGAACTACAGTTTCTTTGTTCCCCAAAATCCGGACGAATTAATTAAAATGATGGGTGGAAAGAAAAAATTTGCTTCAAAACTGGATGAATTGTTCACGATGCATTTACCAGACGAATTTTTCGCCGACACGGAAGACATTACAAGAGAAGGAATTATCGGAGGATATGTTCACGGAAACGAGCCTGCTCATCATGTTGCCTATTTCTACAATTGGGCGGGACAACCTTGGAAAACGCAGGCACAGATTAGACGAATTTTGGAAATGCAATACAAAGCGACACCCGATGGATTGGGCGGAAACGACGATACCGGACAAATGAGCGCATGGTATATTTTGAGTTCGCTTGGTTTTTATCCTGTTGCTCCAGGTTCGGAAGATTACGCCATTGGAAGTCCGGCGATTGATCATGCTGTTTTGAATTTGGAAAACGGAAAAACTTTTGAAATTGAAGCTATTAATCAAAGTGCAAAGAATGTCTATGTGGAAAAAATTGTTTTGAATGGAAAAGAAATTAAGAACTTTACTTTGAAGCATTCTGATATTATGAATGGTGGAAAATTAAGTTTTCAGATGAGTTCTAAGGCTAGGAAATAG
- a CDS encoding response regulator transcription factor: protein MDKSKILYAEDDETIAFLIQDSLENYYEIEHCSDGKSAFEAFNTKDFDICLLDIMMPEMNGFDLAQKIRDKNAEIPIIFTSAKALKEDRIKGLKIGADDYLVKPFSIEELILKIEIFLKRSKKTETFPQKYKVGKYNFDPKNYTLNDNQNTITLTQRESDLLLYFIRHKNTVLKRQDILKAIWGDDDYFMGRSLDVFISRLRKVFADENTVAIENIHGIGFRFSEKV, encoded by the coding sequence ATGGATAAATCTAAAATTCTATACGCAGAAGATGATGAAACCATAGCTTTTCTGATTCAGGACAGCTTGGAAAATTATTATGAAATAGAACATTGCTCAGACGGAAAATCAGCGTTTGAAGCCTTCAACACCAAAGATTTTGATATTTGTTTACTTGATATTATGATGCCCGAAATGAACGGTTTCGATTTAGCTCAAAAAATAAGAGATAAAAACGCTGAAATTCCAATCATTTTCACTTCTGCTAAAGCTTTAAAAGAAGACCGAATTAAAGGTTTAAAAATCGGAGCAGATGATTATTTGGTGAAACCTTTCAGCATCGAAGAATTAATTTTAAAAATTGAAATTTTCCTGAAACGTTCTAAGAAAACGGAAACTTTTCCACAAAAATATAAAGTTGGAAAATACAATTTTGATCCTAAAAACTATACTTTAAACGATAATCAAAATACAATCACACTTACCCAAAGAGAATCTGATCTGCTTTTGTATTTTATTCGTCATAAAAATACGGTTCTCAAAAGACAGGATATTTTGAAGGCAATTTGGGGCGATGATGATTATTTTATGGGACGAAGTCTGGACGTTTTTATTTCAAGACTGAGAAAAGTTTTTGCCGATGAGAATACTGTTGCAATAGAAAACATTCACGGAATTGGTTTTCGATTTTCGGAGAAAGTTTAA
- a CDS encoding lipopolysaccharide biosynthesis protein gives MYKKLFGQTAVYGLSSVLVRIFPFLIAPIVTKAFGPSASSPFVDWYSIAGVITVFLTHGMETSFFRFAQEGDIDKKTLVSTCALSILGTGFIYLILGYVFRQDLANAFETPDQVNYLIIFLFILSFDAFSTIPSAVLRLEGKPIQYMLSKVIGSLAYYFLVVFFIKWLPNYPDGILGIKYNPEIGVGYVFIANLVQSIITLAIVGKEFVNFSFKKFDFKLWKRIMNYSWPVMIAGLAGIINQTLDRQFLKYLLPKEEAKHQIGVYGAVYKIATFITVFRQAYQLGIEPYFFSSFKDKNNHKTYAVLMDIFVICNCLIYIGLMVNLQWISEKYLKNPLYYEGIEIIPFVMLGALFLGIYLNLSIWYKLSDQTRVGLYISLIGAAITIFINFTFIPTYGYWASAFAALITYTSMMIISYLWGKSQYPIHYNTSKIAIYLSLSIGISMISFYYFRHNYLIGNGLFLFFIAFLAYNERTMINKILRRA, from the coding sequence TTGTATAAGAAACTATTTGGACAAACCGCTGTTTACGGGCTCAGTTCTGTATTGGTAAGAATTTTCCCTTTTCTTATTGCACCTATTGTAACAAAAGCTTTCGGACCTTCAGCTTCGTCACCTTTCGTAGATTGGTATTCTATTGCCGGAGTAATCACCGTTTTCCTGACTCATGGGATGGAAACGTCATTTTTTCGTTTTGCGCAGGAAGGTGATATTGATAAGAAAACTTTGGTTTCTACCTGTGCTCTAAGTATTTTAGGAACAGGCTTTATTTATTTGATTTTAGGATATGTTTTCAGGCAGGATCTAGCGAATGCTTTCGAAACTCCGGATCAGGTTAATTATTTAATTATTTTCCTTTTCATTCTATCCTTCGATGCATTTTCCACAATTCCTTCAGCAGTTTTAAGACTTGAAGGAAAACCTATTCAATATATGCTTTCAAAAGTAATTGGTTCTTTGGCATATTACTTTTTAGTTGTTTTCTTCATCAAATGGCTTCCGAATTATCCTGACGGAATTTTAGGAATTAAATATAACCCTGAAATTGGTGTTGGTTATGTTTTCATTGCCAATCTGGTACAAAGTATCATTACTTTAGCGATTGTAGGAAAAGAATTTGTGAATTTCAGCTTTAAAAAATTCGATTTTAAGCTTTGGAAAAGAATTATGAATTATTCCTGGCCTGTAATGATTGCAGGATTGGCAGGAATTATCAATCAGACTTTAGACCGACAGTTTTTAAAATATTTACTTCCAAAAGAAGAAGCGAAGCATCAGATCGGAGTTTATGGTGCTGTTTATAAGATTGCAACTTTTATCACGGTTTTCAGACAGGCTTATCAATTAGGAATTGAGCCTTACTTTTTCTCAAGTTTTAAAGATAAAAACAACCATAAAACTTATGCCGTTTTAATGGATATTTTTGTGATTTGCAACTGTTTAATTTACATCGGATTAATGGTAAATCTACAATGGATTTCTGAAAAATATTTAAAAAATCCACTTTATTATGAGGGAATTGAGATCATTCCATTTGTAATGTTAGGTGCATTATTTTTAGGTATTTATTTAAATTTATCGATCTGGTATAAACTTTCAGATCAAACAAGAGTTGGGCTGTATATTTCTTTAATCGGAGCTGCAATTACTATTTTCATCAACTTTACATTTATTCCTACCTACGGATATTGGGCGAGTGCTTTTGCTGCATTAATCACGTATACAAGTATGATGATTATTTCATACCTTTGGGGGAAATCACAATACCCTATTCATTATAATACATCCAAAATAGCAATTTATCTCTCATTATCTATTGGTATTTCGATGATATCCTTTTATTATTTCCGGCACAATTATTTAATTGGAAACGGATTGTTTCTTTTCTTCATTGCATTTTTAGCATATAATGAAAGGACGATGATAAATAAAATTCTAAGAAGGGCTTAA
- a CDS encoding sensor histidine kinase, translated as MEIKKLNIIISLGLVAIIGILIAQLMWTKQAYNLEDRKFNQKVNIALMEVVDKMTEGKSSFTENPVQIIANDYYVVNINNEFHPAVLEHYLKTEFTRFQINTDYVYALYNCHSDQMMYGKYMTSHQEEPNEKVIQFPKHKNLTYYFSIRFPDKTTYLISSLRFWYLLTFALIIILLVYVYSIYTIIQQKKFSELQRDFINNMTHEFKTPLSSILLASEALNKQEVVQENPKLKTYTSIIINQSFKLNNHIEKILNIAKNDASGLSLKPQKIILKPLIEEIAETIKQKNENISIQIDIENDISILADEFHFTNIVYNLLDNSIKYCETKPEILISSVKDSKGLYLKFKDNGMGIPAKNINHIFDKFYRVPTNNSDEINGFGLGLFYVKKIVQQHNWKILVENNADKGITITLFFPF; from the coding sequence TAATCAGAAAGTAAACATCGCTTTAATGGAGGTTGTTGACAAAATGACTGAAGGCAAATCCTCTTTCACCGAAAATCCTGTTCAAATTATTGCGAATGATTATTATGTTGTTAATATTAATAACGAATTTCATCCCGCAGTTCTTGAGCATTATCTAAAAACAGAATTTACGAGATTTCAAATTAATACAGATTATGTTTACGCTTTGTACAATTGTCACAGCGACCAGATGATGTATGGAAAATACATGACCAGTCATCAGGAAGAGCCAAATGAAAAAGTCATTCAGTTTCCGAAACATAAAAATCTAACGTATTATTTTTCGATCCGTTTCCCCGATAAAACCACTTACCTGATTAGTTCTTTGCGTTTTTGGTATCTTCTGACTTTTGCACTGATCATTATCCTTCTTGTTTATGTTTATTCAATTTATACAATTATTCAACAGAAGAAATTTTCAGAATTACAGCGCGATTTTATCAACAATATGACGCATGAGTTTAAAACTCCTTTATCATCAATATTATTAGCTTCTGAAGCACTTAACAAACAGGAAGTCGTGCAAGAAAACCCCAAGTTGAAAACGTACACATCAATTATCATTAATCAAAGTTTTAAACTGAATAATCATATTGAAAAAATATTGAATATTGCAAAAAACGATGCTTCAGGATTATCATTAAAACCTCAGAAAATAATTTTGAAACCGCTTATTGAGGAGATTGCAGAAACTATTAAACAGAAAAATGAAAACATTTCAATCCAGATAGATATTGAAAATGATATTTCAATTTTAGCAGATGAATTTCACTTTACCAATATCGTTTACAATCTTTTAGATAACTCTATTAAATATTGCGAAACAAAACCTGAAATTCTTATTTCTTCGGTGAAAGATTCAAAAGGCTTATATTTAAAGTTTAAAGACAACGGAATGGGCATTCCTGCGAAAAATATCAATCATATTTTTGATAAATTTTACAGAGTACCTACCAATAATAGTGACGAAATCAACGGGTTTGGGCTGGGATTATTTTATGTAAAAAAAATCGTTCAGCAGCATAACTGGAAAATATTAGTTGAAAATAACGCAGATAAAGGCATCACCATTACTCTGTTTTTTCCGTTTTAA
- a CDS encoding murein hydrolase activator EnvC family protein — protein MIKKISFLIGILLFGLQYGQQTKEQLQKQNADLKKQISQINSDLAKTRNESKLSISYLNNVNKKLALREKVYNNTQKEKRFIEDEIYLRQLEINRQNRELAVLRKNYAQVLVNAYKNKGVQNKVTFILSSKSLGEALRRVQYLKQYSDYQDKKAAEITTAAVALKKSVEQKKRSANEKENLLVNQKKDLTTISVERTQKEQLVTDFKKNETKLTADLRQKQSQSKALEGQIRAIIAEEIRIAKAEEESRRKAEAEKIRLAKIAADREKARIEAEAKARAEALEKERKLAEAEAKKAADLVAKRAEEERKRNEEAARSEASAKDEARKIAAKKASEDAELRSKEATAKLNAAKAAEEALEKKKESDKKAAETKAMTNYGVSAPAAGSNFVSNKGRISMPAQGTITHRFGRQQHPVFKSIWEENNGIKISVAKGTSARAVFPGVVSQVIPSADGTRTVMIKHGDYFTIYSNLSSTTVSKNQQVSAGTVVGAVAQDFDGTYTLDFQIWNGNNAVDPLGWVSY, from the coding sequence ATGATTAAAAAAATTAGCTTTTTAATAGGCATTTTGCTGTTCGGTTTACAATATGGTCAACAAACCAAAGAACAATTGCAAAAGCAAAATGCTGATCTAAAAAAACAGATATCTCAGATAAATTCAGATTTGGCAAAAACAAGAAACGAATCTAAATTGTCTATCTCATATTTGAATAACGTTAATAAAAAATTAGCGCTTAGAGAAAAGGTTTATAATAATACGCAAAAAGAAAAAAGATTTATTGAAGACGAAATATATCTTCGTCAGCTTGAAATTAATCGTCAAAACCGAGAGCTTGCTGTTTTAAGAAAAAATTACGCTCAAGTTTTGGTAAATGCCTACAAAAACAAAGGAGTACAAAATAAAGTAACTTTTATACTTTCATCAAAAAGTTTGGGGGAAGCATTACGAAGAGTACAATATTTAAAGCAATATTCAGATTATCAGGATAAAAAAGCTGCTGAAATAACAACAGCTGCCGTTGCGCTGAAAAAATCTGTTGAACAGAAAAAGAGATCGGCGAACGAAAAAGAAAACCTGTTAGTTAATCAGAAAAAAGATTTAACAACTATCAGTGTTGAGCGTACTCAGAAAGAACAGTTGGTGACAGATTTCAAGAAAAACGAAACAAAACTTACCGCTGATCTTAGACAAAAACAATCTCAGTCTAAAGCTTTAGAAGGACAAATAAGAGCCATTATTGCTGAAGAAATAAGAATTGCAAAAGCTGAAGAAGAAAGCAGAAGAAAAGCAGAGGCAGAAAAAATTCGTTTAGCAAAAATCGCTGCAGACAGAGAAAAAGCAAGAATTGAAGCAGAAGCAAAAGCTCGTGCCGAAGCTTTGGAAAAAGAAAGAAAATTAGCCGAAGCTGAAGCTAAAAAAGCTGCAGATTTAGTTGCTAAAAGAGCTGAAGAAGAAAGAAAAAGAAATGAAGAAGCAGCAAGAAGCGAGGCTAGTGCAAAAGATGAAGCTAGAAAGATTGCTGCTAAAAAGGCTTCTGAAGATGCTGAATTAAGATCCAAAGAAGCTACAGCCAAACTAAACGCTGCAAAAGCTGCTGAAGAAGCTTTAGAAAAGAAAAAAGAAAGCGATAAAAAAGCGGCTGAAACAAAAGCAATGACCAATTATGGTGTATCTGCTCCAGCTGCAGGAAGCAATTTTGTTTCAAACAAAGGTAGAATTTCTATGCCTGCGCAAGGAACAATCACCCATAGATTCGGAAGACAGCAACACCCTGTCTTTAAATCGATTTGGGAAGAAAATAACGGTATTAAAATATCCGTAGCAAAAGGAACTTCTGCAAGAGCCGTTTTCCCAGGAGTAGTATCTCAGGTAATTCCTTCGGCAGACGGTACAAGAACGGTAATGATAAAACATGGTGATTATTTTACCATTTACTCAAATCTAAGCAGCACAACAGTTTCTAAGAACCAACAGGTTTCTGCAGGAACAGTGGTAGGAGCAGTTGCACAGGATTTTGACGGCACTTATACGCTTGATTTCCAGATATGGAATGGAAATAATGCAGTTGACCCATTAGGTTGGGTTTCATATTAA
- a CDS encoding dihydroorotase: MKILIKNAQIVNEGKIIKSDILIENDLISKIDSQISEDADQIIDAEGKYLLPGVIDDQVHFREPGLTHKGDIESESRSAVAGGTTSFIEQPNTVPNAVTQELLADKYDIASQKSFANYGFMMGGTNDNLEEVLKTNPRNVPGIKLFLGSSTGNMLVDNPETLENIFSNTKMLIAVHCEDEATIRANTQKYLDEYGEDIPVKFHHLIRSEEACYKSSSKAVELAKKTGARLHVFHLSTAKEMELFRNDIPLKDKKITAEVCVHHLTFTNEDYDTKGGLIKWNPAVKTQKDKDALWEALLDDRIDVIATDHAPHTWEEKQNVYTKCPSGAPLVQHSLVVMLENYKNGKISLERIVEKMAHNPAILFRIEKRGFIKEGYKADLVLVDLNENWTVEKENILYKCGWSPLEGMSFQSKVTHTFVNGNLVYENGKINEQKFGERLLFEIQE; this comes from the coding sequence ATGAAAATTCTTATAAAAAATGCTCAAATCGTCAACGAAGGAAAAATTATAAAAAGTGATATTCTGATTGAAAACGATTTGATTTCTAAAATTGATTCTCAAATTTCTGAAGATGCAGACCAAATTATCGATGCCGAAGGAAAATATCTTTTGCCTGGAGTAATCGATGATCAGGTACATTTCCGTGAACCAGGTTTAACGCACAAAGGCGATATCGAATCTGAATCTCGTTCTGCGGTTGCAGGAGGAACTACAAGTTTTATTGAGCAACCCAACACTGTTCCCAACGCTGTAACTCAGGAATTATTAGCTGATAAATACGACATTGCTTCTCAGAAATCATTTGCCAATTATGGTTTTATGATGGGCGGAACGAATGATAACTTGGAGGAAGTTTTGAAAACAAACCCAAGAAATGTTCCCGGAATTAAATTGTTTTTAGGTTCTTCCACAGGAAATATGTTGGTTGATAATCCTGAAACTTTAGAAAATATTTTCAGCAATACAAAGATGCTGATTGCGGTTCATTGTGAAGATGAAGCTACAATTAGAGCCAATACTCAAAAATATCTGGATGAATATGGTGAAGATATTCCTGTGAAATTCCATCATTTAATAAGAAGCGAAGAGGCTTGTTATAAATCTTCATCAAAAGCAGTTGAGTTGGCAAAAAAAACAGGAGCAAGGCTTCACGTTTTTCACCTTTCCACTGCTAAAGAAATGGAACTTTTCAGAAATGATATTCCTTTAAAAGATAAAAAAATCACTGCGGAAGTTTGTGTTCATCATTTAACTTTTACGAATGAAGATTACGACACAAAAGGAGGATTAATCAAATGGAATCCTGCTGTAAAAACGCAAAAAGATAAAGATGCACTTTGGGAAGCTTTGTTGGATGACAGAATTGATGTGATTGCGACAGATCATGCACCTCATACTTGGGAAGAAAAACAAAATGTGTACACCAAATGTCCTTCGGGAGCGCCTTTGGTTCAGCATTCTTTGGTTGTAATGTTAGAAAATTATAAAAACGGAAAGATTTCTTTGGAGAGAATTGTTGAAAAAATGGCTCACAATCCTGCGATTTTATTCAGAATTGAGAAGAGAGGTTTCATTAAAGAAGGTTACAAGGCTGATCTAGTTTTGGTTGATCTTAATGAAAACTGGACCGTTGAAAAAGAAAATATCCTGTACAAGTGCGGTTGGAGTCCGTTAGAAGGGATGAGTTTCCAATCTAAAGTGACGCACACTTTCGTTAATGGAAATCTGGTCTATGAAAATGGAAAAATCAATGAACAAAAATTCGGAGAGCGATTGCTTTTTGAAATTCAGGAGTAA
- a CDS encoding twin-arginine translocase TatA/TatE family subunit: MYTLTILALSWQHILIVAIILLLLFGGKKIPELMRGMGSGIKEFKDAIKEEDKPEAKTTENNPSNNNSNSN; the protein is encoded by the coding sequence ATGTATACATTAACAATACTCGCCTTATCTTGGCAGCACATCCTTATCGTTGCCATCATTCTTTTATTACTTTTCGGAGGTAAAAAAATCCCTGAATTGATGAGAGGTATGGGTTCTGGAATTAAAGAATTTAAAGATGCTATTAAAGAAGAAGACAAGCCGGAAGCAAAAACTACGGAGAATAATCCTTCAAACAATAATTCAAACAGCAACTAA